The following proteins are encoded in a genomic region of Arcobacter suis CECT 7833:
- the atpC gene encoding ATP synthase F1 subunit epsilon produces the protein MDTIKLSIVTPNGEIFNDDVKTVTLPGKEGEFGVLPGHSSLISSLTVGVIVIEKANSTEAVAINWGHVKVDEKSVDVLADGAIALTSGKDSEIAKNIEAAKALVNSVKDSNISVASVEAKINSFA, from the coding sequence ATGGATACAATTAAATTATCAATAGTTACACCTAATGGAGAAATTTTCAATGATGATGTTAAAACTGTAACTCTCCCTGGAAAAGAGGGAGAGTTCGGTGTTTTACCAGGACATTCATCATTGATTTCTTCATTAACAGTTGGTGTAATTGTTATTGAGAAAGCAAATTCTACTGAAGCAGTTGCTATTAACTGGGGACATGTTAAAGTAGATGAAAAATCAGTTGATGTTTTAGCAGATGGCGCTATTGCATTAACATCAGGAAAAGATTCAGAAATAGCTAAAAATATTGAAGCTGCAAAAGCATTAGTTAATTCTGTAAAAGATTCGAATATCTCTGTTGCTTCTGTTGAAGCAAAAATTAATTCATTCGCATAA
- a CDS encoding MotA/TolQ/ExbB proton channel family protein gives MITTILNYLANSGAITYIVLALLSIYLIVTIWIFFYRYFAVTALIKNEVKSLEALTSREARFSSLSALNKCTNNTSSKELLYACEINIIKDASSGISWLAIISSTSPFIGLFGTVIGILESFAKFANQSKVAFSIIAPAISEALVATAAGIFVAIFAYTFHQILSRKIYELNIYLKAQAQILIAKG, from the coding sequence ATGATTACTACAATACTAAATTATTTGGCAAATAGTGGTGCTATAACTTATATAGTTTTAGCACTTTTGTCAATTTATCTAATCGTTACAATCTGGATTTTCTTTTATCGATACTTTGCAGTGACTGCATTAATTAAAAATGAAGTGAAGTCATTAGAAGCATTAACATCAAGAGAAGCTAGATTTTCATCGTTGTCTGCACTAAATAAGTGTACAAATAATACTAGTTCGAAAGAACTATTATACGCTTGCGAAATTAATATAATTAAAGATGCAAGTTCTGGAATTTCATGGTTAGCAATCATATCTTCTACATCTCCTTTTATTGGTCTATTTGGAACAGTTATTGGAATATTAGAGTCTTTTGCTAAGTTTGCTAATCAATCAAAAGTTGCTTTTTCTATTATTGCACCTGCAATTAGTGAAGCATTAGTTGCTACAGCAGCTGGTATTTTTGTTGCTATATTTGCTTATACTTTCCATCAAATACTTTCAAGAAAGATATATGAGTTAAATATTTATCTTAAGGCACAAGCGCAAATTTTAATTGCTAAGGGTTAA